From Actinopolyspora lacussalsi, a single genomic window includes:
- a CDS encoding hypothetical protein (product_source=Hypo-rule applied; cath_funfam=1.10.150.50; pfam=PF04672; superfamily=53335): METGTGQQPPQVDEQTPNIARMYDYFLGGSAHFESDRAAAEEFLRVYPGNTLWAQHNRSFLGRAVRELCELGIDQFLDLGSGIPTVGNVHEIAHRTNPDARVAYVDIEPVAVSHAEHMLRGTELATITRADLRRPEEVLTAPGVAGLLDFTRPVAVLAVAILDIISVRDPHGMLATYREACAPGSALAVTNGAQLAMTDAERAGIDRVMSGTTTPHVTFRDPEEVRELFAGYTLLEPGVVPSAAWRPIEPVTDEAARHSNGYAAVGIRSS; the protein is encoded by the coding sequence TTGGAGACGGGGACCGGACAGCAGCCACCGCAGGTGGACGAGCAGACACCCAACATCGCGCGGATGTACGACTACTTCCTCGGCGGCTCGGCGCACTTCGAGTCCGACCGAGCCGCGGCGGAGGAGTTCCTCCGGGTCTACCCGGGCAACACGCTGTGGGCCCAGCACAACCGCTCGTTCCTCGGACGGGCGGTACGCGAGTTGTGCGAGCTGGGCATCGACCAGTTCCTCGACCTGGGATCGGGCATCCCGACCGTGGGCAACGTGCACGAGATCGCCCACCGGACGAACCCCGATGCCAGGGTGGCCTACGTCGACATCGAACCGGTCGCGGTCAGCCACGCCGAGCACATGCTGCGGGGGACAGAGCTGGCGACCATCACGCGGGCCGACCTGCGGCGTCCGGAAGAGGTACTGACCGCTCCCGGAGTGGCCGGGCTGCTGGACTTCACCCGGCCCGTGGCGGTGCTGGCAGTGGCTATCCTGGACATCATCTCGGTCCGGGACCCCCACGGGATGCTGGCCACCTACCGCGAGGCGTGCGCGCCCGGAAGCGCGCTGGCCGTCACCAACGGCGCGCAGCTGGCCATGACCGACGCCGAACGAGCGGGCATCGACCGGGTCATGTCGGGCACCACCACCCCGCACGTGACGTTCCGCGATCCCGAGGAGGTCCGGGAGCTGTTCGCGGGATACACCCTGCTGGAACCCGGCGTGGTCCCCAGCGCCGCTTGGCGACCGATCGAGCCCGTCACCGACGAGGCGGCCCGGCACTCCAACGGCTACGCCGCCGTGGGGATCCGATCCAGCTGA
- a CDS encoding hypothetical protein (product_source=Hypo-rule applied; cleavage_site_network=SignalP-noTM; superfamily=48726; transmembrane_helix_parts=Inside_1_6,TMhelix_7_29,Outside_30_161) translates to MRKKLRTILPALLGMVLVCATFTAARPAAADAGFLDRAEGFTRVPVHEVGTSSSRAGTLSYTESCFGYTGRFRDGTDVVFVDWVTDVNECFGISPTRKIWHTWPNAGRWHEMPGNGRADRITGVGENTSTGVRVVEVYVNSSGRYWCSTYDNGWGSWWNCT, encoded by the coding sequence ATGAGGAAGAAGTTACGCACGATACTTCCAGCGTTGCTGGGAATGGTGCTGGTCTGTGCCACTTTCACGGCGGCACGTCCGGCAGCGGCCGATGCGGGTTTCCTTGACCGGGCTGAGGGGTTCACCAGAGTTCCCGTGCACGAGGTGGGGACCTCGAGCTCACGAGCCGGGACGCTGTCCTACACCGAGTCGTGCTTCGGGTACACCGGACGATTCCGGGACGGCACGGACGTCGTCTTCGTCGACTGGGTGACCGACGTGAACGAGTGCTTCGGGATCTCCCCCACGCGAAAGATCTGGCACACCTGGCCGAACGCGGGACGCTGGCACGAGATGCCCGGCAACGGCCGGGCCGACCGGATAACCGGGGTGGGCGAGAACACGAGCACGGGCGTCCGGGTCGTGGAGGTGTACGTGAACAGCAGCGGTCGCTACTGGTGCAGCACCTACGACAACGGCTGGGGTTCGTGGTGGAACTGCACCTGA
- a CDS encoding putative intracellular protease/amidase (product_source=COG0693; cath_funfam=3.40.50.880; cog=COG0693; pfam=PF01965; superfamily=52317) — protein sequence MARILFVMTGADHWTLADGTRHPTGYWAEEFAAPYRVFTGAGHQVVVATPGGVVPPVDRSSLAPEANGGQEKADQVAATLESAEELRRPVRLEDVRPDDYAAVFYPGGHGPMEDLSVNAESARLLTEVLNSGKPLGVVCHAPAALLATEDENGTSPFAGYRLTGFTNVEEKQAGLADKAAWLLQDRLVALGAEFSEGQPWEPNVVDDRNLHTGQNPASSEPLAERMLPSVS from the coding sequence ATGGCGAGGATTCTGTTCGTGATGACCGGCGCCGACCACTGGACGCTGGCCGACGGGACGCGGCATCCGACCGGCTACTGGGCCGAGGAGTTCGCCGCTCCGTACCGCGTGTTCACCGGCGCGGGACACCAGGTGGTCGTGGCCACGCCCGGCGGGGTCGTCCCACCGGTCGACCGGTCCAGCCTCGCACCGGAGGCCAACGGTGGACAGGAAAAGGCCGACCAAGTCGCCGCGACCCTGGAATCGGCCGAGGAACTGCGGCGACCGGTGCGGCTGGAGGACGTGCGGCCGGACGACTACGCGGCGGTGTTCTACCCCGGTGGTCACGGCCCCATGGAGGATCTCTCCGTAAACGCGGAGTCCGCTCGGCTGCTGACCGAGGTCCTGAACTCGGGCAAGCCGCTGGGCGTCGTCTGCCACGCCCCGGCCGCCCTGCTGGCCACCGAGGACGAGAACGGCACCAGCCCGTTCGCCGGATACCGGCTCACCGGCTTCACCAACGTAGAGGAGAAGCAGGCCGGTTTGGCCGACAAGGCGGCGTGGCTGCTGCAGGACAGGTTGGTGGCTCTCGGGGCCGAGTTCTCCGAGGGACAGCCGTGGGAGCCCAACGTGGTGGACGACCGCAACCTGCACACCGGCCAGAACCCTGCCTCCTCGGAGCCGCTGGCGGAGCGGATGCTTCCCTCGGTGAGCTGA
- a CDS encoding nucleoside-diphosphate-sugar epimerase (product_source=COG0451; cath_funfam=3.40.50.720; cog=COG0451; pfam=PF13460; superfamily=51735), protein MRVVIAGGHGKIALRLTALLHERETEVLGMIRKSEHAPVLEAAGARPIELDLEHSSRAEITEALRSSDAVVFAAGAGKGSGVERKYTVDRDGSVSLAAAAEDAGVPRFLQISTMGAGQPPDPDAGEVWKAYIDAKTSAEQDLRSRDLDWTILRPGALTDDPGSGLVTLSDPPVPRGRVSRQDVAAVLAELLATGRGSSHTLELAEGSTPVPDAVAAL, encoded by the coding sequence ATGCGTGTCGTCATAGCGGGCGGACACGGGAAGATCGCGCTGCGGTTGACCGCGCTGCTGCACGAGCGGGAAACCGAGGTCCTCGGGATGATCCGGAAATCGGAGCACGCCCCCGTTCTGGAAGCCGCGGGTGCCCGCCCGATCGAACTCGATCTGGAGCACAGCTCCCGTGCCGAGATCACCGAGGCCCTGCGGAGTTCCGACGCGGTCGTGTTCGCCGCGGGCGCGGGCAAGGGCAGCGGAGTAGAGCGGAAGTACACGGTGGACCGTGACGGTTCGGTGTCGCTGGCGGCGGCCGCCGAGGACGCCGGAGTGCCGCGTTTCCTGCAGATCTCGACGATGGGCGCCGGACAGCCGCCGGACCCCGACGCAGGAGAGGTCTGGAAGGCCTACATCGACGCCAAGACCAGCGCCGAGCAGGACCTGCGTTCCAGAGATCTGGATTGGACCATCCTGCGCCCCGGAGCGCTGACCGACGACCCGGGAAGCGGGCTGGTGACACTCTCCGACCCGCCCGTTCCACGCGGCCGGGTATCTCGGCAGGACGTGGCCGCCGTGCTGGCGGAGCTGCTCGCCACCGGCCGGGGAAGTAGTCACACGCTCGAACTGGCCGAGGGGAGCACCCCGGTTCCGGATGCGGTCGCCGCCCTGTGA
- a CDS encoding alcohol dehydrogenase (product_source=KO:K00001; cath_funfam=3.90.180.10; cog=COG1064; ko=KO:K00001; pfam=PF00107,PF08240; superfamily=50129,51735) — MRAVVFDEFGITPEVRNVPEPRVAPDGVVVAVEATGLCRSDWHAWRGHEPDVTPPHVAGHELAGRLVEVGSSVRGWHPGDRVTVPFVCACGTCHQCATGNQQVCEYQFQPGATHWGSFAERVAVPRAETNLVALPDELPATSAAALGCRFATAFRAVLRQGAVRAGQWVAVHGCGGAGVSAVAIAAAAGARVVAVDLSDAALRLAAELGAEHTVNGNRTPDTAEAVRELTGGGAHVSLDCVGHPASCAASISSLRTRGTHVQLGLLPPEQGLPPVPMHEVIARELRVLGTHGLQAHEYPEMLRLVTGSHIDLDRLIGSRVGLDEIPAALVAMNEATPPSSGITVAELG, encoded by the coding sequence ATGCGCGCTGTTGTGTTCGACGAGTTCGGGATCACCCCGGAGGTGCGCAATGTCCCCGAGCCACGGGTAGCACCGGACGGGGTGGTCGTAGCGGTCGAGGCCACCGGGTTGTGCCGCAGTGACTGGCACGCCTGGCGGGGCCACGAACCCGACGTCACCCCGCCGCACGTGGCCGGTCACGAGCTGGCCGGGCGCCTCGTCGAGGTCGGTTCCTCGGTGCGCGGCTGGCACCCCGGTGACCGGGTCACCGTGCCGTTCGTCTGCGCCTGCGGCACCTGCCACCAGTGCGCCACCGGAAACCAGCAGGTCTGCGAGTACCAGTTCCAGCCCGGCGCCACCCACTGGGGCTCGTTCGCCGAGCGGGTGGCCGTGCCCCGGGCAGAGACGAACCTCGTGGCGCTGCCGGACGAACTGCCCGCCACCTCGGCCGCCGCGCTCGGCTGCCGGTTCGCCACCGCCTTCCGGGCGGTGCTGCGGCAGGGGGCGGTGCGCGCGGGCCAGTGGGTCGCGGTGCACGGCTGCGGCGGCGCGGGAGTCTCGGCGGTGGCGATCGCAGCGGCAGCCGGCGCCCGGGTGGTGGCCGTCGACCTCTCCGATGCGGCGCTGCGGCTCGCCGCCGAGCTGGGCGCGGAACACACCGTGAACGGAAACCGCACTCCTGACACGGCCGAGGCGGTCCGGGAACTCACCGGCGGGGGTGCTCACGTGTCGCTGGACTGCGTGGGGCACCCGGCCAGCTGTGCGGCTTCGATCTCCTCGCTGCGCACGCGGGGCACTCACGTGCAGCTCGGGCTGTTGCCGCCCGAACAGGGCCTGCCGCCGGTGCCGATGCACGAGGTGATCGCCCGCGAGCTGCGCGTCCTCGGCACCCACGGGCTGCAGGCCCACGAGTACCCGGAGATGCTGCGGCTGGTCACCGGATCCCACATCGACCTCGATCGGCTGATCGGGAGCAGGGTCGGGTTGGACGAGATCCCGGCCGCGCTGGTCGCGATGAACGAGGCGACGCCGCCGAGCAGCGGGATCACCGTCGCCGAGCTCGGCTGA
- a CDS encoding hypothetical protein (product_source=Hypo-rule applied; pfam=PF14333; superfamily=53474; transmembrane_helix_parts=Outside_1_34,TMhelix_35_54,Inside_55_66,TMhelix_67_86,Outside_87_155,TMhelix_156_178,Inside_179_220): MSGDASETGSAGSARQPHPVRFDVEYPDRELDRVGTAFRLILAVPILVLLSSVGGQAMRLGEGSAEVVLSSAGGMLFVPPLLMLLFRRKYPYWWFDWNRELLRFTNRVIVYLALLDDRYPSTDEHQAVHLDFDAPEDRTLNRWLPLVKWLLVVPHYVVLFFLDIAAVVAVVAAWFAIVFTGRHPRGLFDFLVGVGRWHNRVISYAWILVTDRYPPFRLAP; encoded by the coding sequence GTGAGTGGGGACGCTTCGGAAACTGGTTCAGCCGGTTCGGCCCGGCAGCCCCACCCGGTGCGCTTCGACGTCGAGTATCCGGACAGGGAGCTCGACCGTGTCGGCACGGCCTTCAGGTTGATTCTGGCCGTGCCGATTCTCGTCCTGCTGAGCAGTGTCGGCGGCCAGGCGATGCGACTCGGCGAGGGATCGGCGGAGGTGGTGCTGTCCAGTGCCGGTGGGATGCTCTTCGTTCCGCCGCTGCTGATGCTCCTCTTTCGGCGCAAGTACCCGTACTGGTGGTTCGACTGGAACCGCGAGCTGCTGCGCTTCACCAACCGGGTGATCGTCTACCTGGCTCTGCTGGACGACCGGTATCCCTCCACCGACGAGCACCAAGCGGTGCACCTCGATTTCGACGCTCCCGAGGACCGCACGCTCAACCGGTGGCTCCCGCTGGTGAAGTGGTTACTGGTCGTTCCGCACTACGTCGTGCTGTTCTTCCTGGACATCGCGGCGGTCGTGGCCGTGGTGGCCGCGTGGTTCGCGATCGTGTTCACCGGTCGCCATCCGCGGGGGTTGTTCGACTTCCTGGTGGGAGTGGGTCGGTGGCACAACCGTGTCATCTCCTATGCCTGGATCCTCGTCACCGACCGGTATCCGCCGTTCCGGCTGGCACCGTGA
- a CDS encoding hypothetical protein (product_source=Hypo-rule applied) translates to MTRQPREPNRLRGYVPAFSGELHEPPRKRTTVPHSLLERILDGLERL, encoded by the coding sequence GTGACCAGACAGCCCCGCGAGCCGAACCGCTTACGCGGCTACGTCCCCGCCTTCTCCGGCGAGCTGCACGAACCACCGAGGAAACGAACCACGGTGCCGCACTCACTGCTGGAACGGATCCTCGATGGACTGGAACGGCTGTGA
- a CDS encoding hypothetical protein (product_source=Hypo-rule applied), which produces METTERQHYWLPVPDRTGFKWHRHAFRGKYWDGRASDTSVCGKSCAMAKPSELDWFQAPTCPDCTELLIAEQSDTGSTEQPRTASPEQSDTGSAEGEQ; this is translated from the coding sequence ATGGAAACCACCGAACGACAGCACTACTGGCTGCCCGTGCCGGACAGGACAGGGTTCAAGTGGCACCGGCACGCCTTCCGGGGCAAGTACTGGGACGGCCGAGCCTCCGACACCTCGGTGTGCGGCAAGTCCTGCGCCATGGCCAAACCCAGCGAACTCGACTGGTTCCAAGCTCCCACCTGCCCGGACTGCACCGAACTCCTGATCGCCGAACAGTCAGACACCGGAAGTACCGAACAGCCGCGCACCGCGAGCCCCGAGCAATCGGACACCGGCAGCGCCGAGGGGGAACAGTGA
- a CDS encoding hypothetical protein (product_source=Hypo-rule applied), whose protein sequence is MSTAQSPGLISVVRSGRDLGWTAVERGCRVEIGEGTGRVVVSWFVPDGDTHQHATLDALPTEGGGVSTLGGHDYAEAPAYQDRRMRHIRPFCDRCFTEYLKLHRAQPNWKG, encoded by the coding sequence GTGAGCACAGCGCAATCACCAGGGCTGATCAGTGTCGTGCGATCCGGCCGCGATCTGGGCTGGACCGCCGTGGAACGGGGGTGCCGCGTGGAGATCGGTGAGGGGACCGGGCGGGTGGTCGTGTCGTGGTTCGTGCCGGACGGCGACACGCACCAGCACGCCACGTTGGACGCGTTGCCGACCGAGGGCGGCGGGGTGAGCACGCTTGGCGGGCACGACTACGCCGAAGCCCCCGCCTACCAGGACCGCCGGATGCGCCACATCCGACCGTTCTGCGATCGCTGCTTCACCGAGTACCTGAAGCTCCACCGGGCCCAGCCGAACTGGAAGGGATAA
- a CDS encoding hypothetical protein (product_source=Hypo-rule applied; smart=SM00530), with the protein MGEHMGASPQTIRNWEKGQASMKKMELAALLELYDAPHEVRQTLEDARREGSKRSWWSTYRLPEWFKPFVGLESDAALVCNFEQELILGLLQTEDYARAIHTSGGHITDPEDVEKRVAARMERQRRLFDKDNPLELRAVISEAALHRKVGGRKVWSEQLEHLLALAERPNVMFQVIPYDTGAHASMTSGFAVLSFAEQTDPDVAYMDGPLGGHVIEDNADVTLLRNLFDELRSSAMPQRESIDLVREIAPGKPVTT; encoded by the coding sequence GTGGGCGAGCACATGGGCGCGTCGCCGCAGACCATCCGAAACTGGGAAAAGGGCCAGGCCAGCATGAAGAAGATGGAGCTGGCCGCCCTGTTGGAACTCTACGATGCGCCCCACGAAGTTCGGCAGACTTTGGAGGACGCGCGCCGGGAGGGATCGAAGCGCAGCTGGTGGTCGACCTACCGTCTCCCCGAGTGGTTCAAGCCGTTCGTCGGTCTCGAAAGTGACGCCGCGTTGGTGTGCAATTTCGAGCAGGAACTGATCCTCGGTTTGTTGCAGACCGAGGATTACGCGCGGGCGATCCACACCTCGGGCGGACACATCACCGACCCCGAGGACGTCGAGAAACGCGTGGCCGCACGCATGGAACGGCAACGTCGCCTGTTCGACAAGGACAATCCGCTGGAGCTACGCGCGGTGATCAGCGAGGCGGCTCTGCACCGCAAGGTGGGCGGCAGGAAGGTTTGGAGCGAACAGCTGGAGCACCTGTTGGCTCTGGCCGAACGACCGAATGTGATGTTCCAAGTCATCCCGTACGACACCGGCGCACATGCCTCGATGACATCCGGTTTCGCTGTGCTGAGCTTCGCGGAACAAACCGATCCCGACGTGGCCTACATGGATGGCCCGTTGGGTGGGCACGTGATCGAGGACAACGCTGACGTGACGCTGTTGCGGAACTTGTTCGACGAACTGCGCTCCTCGGCGATGCCGCAGCGCGAGTCCATCGACCTGGTACGCGAGATCGCCCCGGGGAAGCCCGTGACGACGTAA
- a CDS encoding hypothetical protein (product_source=Hypo-rule applied; pfam=PF04149) yields MHLGEIETSKGAAMTDLSRATWRTSSRSGNGGNCVEVAMTSEGVGVRDSKDRAAGHFAAAPAQWSAFIDAVKTNRFD; encoded by the coding sequence ATGCACCTCGGCGAGATCGAGACTTCGAAAGGGGCGGCAATGACAGACCTGTCGCGCGCGACGTGGCGGACAAGCTCGCGCAGCGGAAACGGTGGCAACTGTGTTGAGGTCGCGATGACCTCCGAGGGCGTCGGTGTTCGCGACAGCAAAGACCGTGCGGCCGGTCACTTCGCAGCGGCCCCCGCGCAGTGGTCCGCCTTCATCGACGCTGTGAAGACCAACCGGTTCGACTGA
- a CDS encoding transcriptional regulator with XRE-family HTH domain (product_source=COG1396; cog=COG1396; superfamily=47413), protein MPRNHRLRQAREATPSPRTPGAGMSRAELAEQANRWLAANTGSSGALDAHALARYERGAVARPNRDYRAALRNVLGVTEDSELGFDRASTPAARSTPSARALPADNAISERITDAPADSDTVSELRATIERLVALDGSLGGGEVAPLALRAFRRTQRILDTRAATARQSNVISKRPRRNSPR, encoded by the coding sequence GTGCCCCGCAACCACCGTCTTCGACAGGCACGCGAAGCCACTCCGTCCCCGCGCACTCCGGGCGCGGGTATGAGCCGTGCCGAGCTGGCCGAGCAGGCGAATCGGTGGCTCGCTGCCAACACGGGCAGTTCGGGCGCACTGGACGCGCACGCTTTGGCCCGCTACGAGCGCGGAGCGGTGGCGCGGCCGAACAGGGATTACCGAGCGGCGTTGCGCAACGTCCTCGGGGTGACGGAGGACTCGGAGCTCGGTTTCGACCGAGCGAGCACTCCCGCTGCTCGGAGTACTCCTTCCGCACGAGCCCTGCCTGCCGACAACGCGATTTCCGAGCGGATCACAGATGCCCCGGCTGACAGTGACACGGTGAGCGAGCTGCGAGCCACGATCGAACGTCTGGTCGCGCTGGACGGCAGCCTCGGTGGCGGCGAGGTCGCTCCGCTGGCACTGCGCGCCTTCCGACGCACCCAACGCATCCTGGACACCAGGGCAGCTACCGCGCGTCAGTCGAACGTGATCTCGAAGCGACCGCGGCGGAACTCGCCGAGGTAG
- a CDS encoding hypothetical protein (product_source=Hypo-rule applied; superfamily=48452) gives MPSTRHARNVFDKARSELTESFTHRDPSWTWWVDQRELAVQRGHVHDGLGHSHDALRDMLESWELSRGKEHLRWATHITAANALRLSLRVGAWQEAERVIADVHQMLGEVSSGRTESILRRTVAEIPRNIPSTLSGELEQIRTELG, from the coding sequence ATGCCTTCGACAAGGCACGCTCGGAACGTCTTCGACAAGGCACGCTCGGAACTCACCGAGAGCTTCACCCACCGCGATCCCTCGTGGACCTGGTGGGTGGACCAACGAGAACTCGCGGTTCAGCGCGGCCACGTCCACGACGGACTAGGGCACTCCCACGACGCGCTGCGCGACATGCTCGAATCCTGGGAACTCTCTCGTGGAAAAGAACACCTGCGGTGGGCCACCCATATCACGGCGGCGAACGCCCTACGGTTGAGCCTGCGAGTGGGTGCCTGGCAGGAGGCCGAACGAGTCATCGCCGATGTACACCAGATGCTGGGAGAGGTTTCCTCGGGACGGACGGAAAGCATCCTTCGGAGAACCGTGGCGGAGATTCCGCGGAATATCCCTTCCACCTTGTCAGGAGAACTCGAACAGATCCGCACCGAGCTGGGCTGA
- a CDS encoding tRNA threonylcarbamoyl adenosine modification protein (Sua5/YciO/YrdC/YwlC family) (product_source=TIGR00057; cath_funfam=3.90.870.10; cog=COG0009; pfam=PF01300; superfamily=55821; tigrfam=TIGR00057) translates to MAQYYEVHPRNPQRRALNQAAEILRSDGLVVYPTDSCFALGCRVGNKDGLERIRTIRKLDQHHHFTLVCRNFSELGQLVNINNATFRAVKATTPGSYTFILPATKEVPRRLLHPKKKTIGVRIPDHVTAQALLDTLDEPLLSSTLLLPDQQEPMTNGWDIKQRLDREVDAVIDSGDCGTEPTTVVDFSEDEPEIARYGAGDPTPFE, encoded by the coding sequence ATGGCGCAGTACTACGAGGTTCACCCACGCAATCCGCAGCGGCGGGCGCTCAACCAGGCGGCCGAGATCCTCCGCTCGGACGGCCTGGTGGTCTACCCCACCGACTCCTGCTTCGCGCTCGGCTGCCGGGTGGGCAACAAGGACGGGCTGGAACGCATCCGCACGATCCGCAAACTCGACCAGCACCACCACTTCACCCTGGTGTGCCGAAACTTCTCCGAGCTCGGCCAGCTCGTCAACATCAACAACGCGACCTTCCGCGCCGTCAAGGCCACCACACCGGGCAGTTACACGTTCATCCTGCCCGCCACCAAGGAGGTTCCCCGCAGGCTGCTGCACCCGAAGAAGAAGACCATCGGCGTGCGCATCCCCGACCACGTCACCGCCCAGGCGCTGCTGGACACGCTGGACGAACCCCTGCTGTCGAGCACCCTGCTGCTGCCCGACCAGCAGGAACCGATGACCAACGGGTGGGACATCAAACAGCGGCTCGACCGCGAGGTGGACGCCGTGATCGACTCCGGGGACTGCGGGACCGAACCCACCACCGTGGTCGACTTCTCCGAGGACGAGCCCGAGATAGCCCGCTACGGCGCGGGTGATCCCACCCCGTTCGAATAG